Proteins from a single region of Companilactobacillus farciminis KCTC 3681 = DSM 20184:
- a CDS encoding YigZ family protein translates to MENYKTIAQTGSHEKDIKKSRFIAHIAQVFSEAEANEFIKKIRQQEAGATHNCTAFIVKENVLIERMSDDGEPSGTAGSPILNVLQQQNLQNVAVVVTRYFGGIKLGAGGLIRAYSSTTAEAVKEIGLVENRIQQGFELTIPYHLFDKFDNYAKNEKINLENNQFTADVKCEIYLDLNIVEEAVQNIKDLFQNQIQLKETQKTYKQVPIEAN, encoded by the coding sequence TTGGAAAATTATAAAACAATCGCCCAAACTGGCAGTCACGAAAAAGATATCAAAAAATCACGTTTCATCGCCCACATTGCACAAGTCTTTTCTGAAGCCGAGGCCAATGAATTTATCAAAAAAATTCGTCAACAAGAAGCGGGTGCTACTCACAACTGTACAGCCTTTATCGTCAAAGAAAATGTCCTGATCGAACGGATGTCTGATGATGGTGAACCTAGTGGTACTGCCGGTTCTCCTATCTTGAATGTTCTTCAGCAACAAAACTTACAAAATGTGGCTGTTGTCGTCACAAGATACTTCGGTGGTATTAAATTAGGTGCTGGTGGCTTAATCAGAGCCTACTCTTCAACCACTGCTGAAGCAGTCAAAGAAATTGGATTAGTCGAAAATCGCATTCAACAAGGTTTTGAATTAACAATTCCTTATCATTTGTTCGACAAGTTTGATAACTACGCTAAAAATGAGAAAATCAATTTGGAAAACAATCAATTCACAGCTGACGTTAAATGCGAAATATATTTGGATTTGAACATTGTTGAAGAAGCTGTTCAAAACATCAAAGACTTATTCCAAAATCAAATTCAACTAAAAGAAACTCAAAAGACTTACAAACAAGTTCCAATTGAAGCCAACTAA
- a CDS encoding DNA/RNA helicase, whose translation MNKINEYLGGRVLNTTSLNNEDLNELQTLGGKLCDATFRKDNKLFCRRCLMGIKKLPIDFQYCRHCINLGKIQVDDKLIITPTDISYPAQNQYLQWNGQLTANQRKGVRELLIAFQNKQDHLVWAVTGAGKMEMIFPLIEQVLIAGQRVAMCSPRVDVCIELFPRIQAVFPNTSVGLFHGKSAEKYHLTQIAIMTVHQLIRFEQGFDVLIIDEVDSYPLAGNEMLHKAIYKAKKTDGMIVYLSATPPKELLQDVRQEKITLSKLYQRFHGHPLPEPQCHLLFKKINFLGINPQLRYKINQMIHNKQRFMLFFPQIPIMKSFAKQLKKLYPTLTFVDVSSKDKQRLEKVQQFRDQKVQAILTTTILERGVTFKKITVIVLEAQAKEFTKTTLIQIAGRAGRGKDSYDDEVHFYYQYYTEQIRLACREIKYLNWQAKK comes from the coding sequence ATGAATAAAATAAATGAATACTTAGGTGGTCGTGTACTCAATACGACTAGTTTGAATAATGAAGACTTAAACGAGTTACAAACACTAGGTGGTAAGTTATGTGATGCAACTTTTAGAAAGGACAATAAATTATTTTGTCGACGTTGCCTGATGGGAATCAAAAAATTGCCAATTGATTTTCAGTACTGTCGGCATTGCATTAATTTAGGAAAAATTCAGGTAGACGATAAGCTGATAATTACCCCGACAGACATCTCTTATCCAGCTCAGAATCAATATCTGCAATGGAATGGACAATTAACTGCAAATCAACGAAAAGGCGTTAGAGAGCTTTTAATTGCTTTTCAAAATAAACAAGATCATTTAGTTTGGGCAGTAACTGGTGCTGGCAAAATGGAAATGATTTTTCCTTTGATTGAGCAAGTGTTAATAGCAGGCCAGCGAGTAGCGATGTGTTCACCTCGAGTTGATGTTTGTATTGAATTGTTTCCACGGATCCAAGCAGTTTTTCCTAATACTTCAGTAGGTCTTTTTCACGGTAAAAGTGCGGAGAAGTATCATTTGACGCAAATTGCCATTATGACAGTTCATCAGTTGATCCGTTTTGAGCAAGGTTTTGACGTTTTGATAATCGATGAAGTGGATTCGTATCCCTTGGCAGGTAATGAAATGCTTCATAAGGCCATCTATAAAGCTAAAAAAACTGACGGTATGATCGTTTATTTGTCAGCCACGCCACCCAAAGAATTATTGCAGGATGTCCGCCAAGAAAAGATCACCTTGAGTAAATTGTATCAAAGATTTCACGGTCATCCACTCCCAGAGCCACAGTGTCATTTATTATTCAAAAAAATAAATTTTTTAGGTATTAATCCACAACTGCGTTATAAAATAAATCAAATGATTCATAATAAACAACGTTTTATGTTATTTTTTCCACAAATTCCAATTATGAAATCCTTTGCGAAACAATTAAAGAAATTATATCCAACATTAACCTTTGTCGATGTGAGTTCCAAGGATAAACAACGTTTGGAAAAAGTTCAACAATTTCGTGACCAAAAGGTTCAAGCAATTTTGACAACGACAATTTTGGAGCGAGGAGTTACTTTCAAAAAAATTACCGTGATAGTTTTAGAAGCACAGGCAAAAGAATTTACCAAGACGACTTTGATTCAAATAGCTGGACGGGCTGGACGAGGAAAGGATTCCTACGACGATGAAGTTCATTTTTACTATCAATACTATACAGAACAGATTCGTTTGGCTTGTAGAGAAATCAAATACTTAAATTGGCAGGCTAAGAAATGA
- a CDS encoding helix-turn-helix domain-containing protein, whose product MDEIGQKLRNARIKKGYTIDDLQQITKIQKRYLIAIEEGQFDHLPGDFYVRAFIKQYSDAVGISSDDLLEEYKSDIPNAQPTQETAPEETKTRSIKEESNSFFSNLGNYIPQIVVGIIVVVIIGVIAFGMIHRNQSSSSVTIPKDNTEQTTKKAKKTTKKKAAKKTETKSKETAVKESDTEGTYTITNAPSDGLKVVVEGSNGQAWIQFKEGDNTTWQQALSADEKKETTVPSDTTTFTIQTGNVNNTKVTIDGKDVDLSKSQSGDTIVKTLTFNIEK is encoded by the coding sequence ATGGACGAAATTGGCCAAAAATTAAGAAATGCTCGTATCAAAAAAGGATACACAATTGATGATTTACAACAAATCACAAAAATTCAAAAAAGGTATTTGATTGCTATTGAAGAAGGTCAATTTGATCATCTTCCTGGTGATTTCTATGTCAGAGCTTTCATCAAGCAATATTCTGATGCTGTTGGTATTTCAAGTGATGACTTGTTGGAAGAATACAAGTCTGATATTCCTAATGCACAACCTACGCAAGAAACTGCTCCTGAAGAGACTAAGACTAGAAGTATCAAGGAAGAATCAAATTCTTTCTTCTCTAACTTGGGTAACTATATTCCTCAAATTGTCGTTGGTATTATAGTTGTCGTTATTATTGGGGTAATCGCTTTTGGTATGATTCACAGAAACCAAAGCTCATCAAGTGTAACGATTCCAAAGGATAATACTGAACAAACAACTAAAAAAGCCAAGAAGACAACTAAGAAGAAGGCTGCTAAGAAGACTGAAACTAAGTCTAAAGAGACAGCTGTTAAGGAGTCTGACACTGAAGGGACATATACGATCACAAACGCCCCAAGTGATGGACTAAAAGTTGTTGTTGAAGGTAGCAACGGTCAAGCTTGGATTCAATTCAAGGAAGGCGACAACACTACTTGGCAACAAGCTCTTAGTGCTGATGAAAAGAAAGAAACTACTGTTCCTAGCGACACAACGACTTTCACTATTCAAACGGGTAACGTTAATAATACTAAGGTTACGATCGATGGTAAGGACGTTGACTTGTCTAAATCACAAAGTGGCGACACAATCGTTAAAACTTTGACATTTAATATTGAAAAATAA
- the ymfI gene encoding elongation factor P 5-aminopentanone reductase has protein sequence MYALVMGSSGDIGASSAKKLAQKGWSLYLHYNKNRERIEKLRTELVEKYPKQDFIPIKFNMEQDSVEQLTSQIFGLDAIVFAQGNTYYKLLVDISEKEIDSLWNIHVKLPILILQALQDKLAKTHHGRIVFIGSIYGKIGSAMEVVYSTVKGAMSSFADAYAKEVASLGISVNVVAPGAVNTKMNTQEFSNEDLENVKDEIPADRLANPDEIADLVSYLVNIKSNYLTGQTIYFAGGWLL, from the coding sequence ATGTATGCATTAGTTATGGGAAGTTCCGGTGACATTGGCGCAAGTAGTGCTAAGAAGCTAGCTCAAAAAGGCTGGTCATTATATTTGCACTACAACAAAAACCGCGAACGGATTGAAAAGTTACGCACCGAGCTTGTGGAAAAATATCCAAAACAGGATTTTATTCCTATTAAGTTCAATATGGAACAAGATTCAGTTGAACAATTGACTAGTCAGATTTTTGGACTGGATGCGATAGTCTTTGCTCAAGGTAATACTTACTATAAGCTGTTAGTTGATATTTCCGAAAAAGAAATCGATTCTTTGTGGAATATCCATGTGAAGTTGCCTATCTTGATTTTGCAGGCATTACAAGACAAGTTAGCAAAGACACATCATGGACGAATCGTTTTTATTGGGTCAATTTATGGAAAAATTGGTTCGGCGATGGAAGTGGTATATAGTACCGTCAAAGGAGCGATGTCGTCATTTGCGGATGCGTATGCTAAAGAAGTAGCTTCCTTAGGGATTTCCGTAAATGTCGTTGCTCCTGGTGCCGTCAATACAAAAATGAATACTCAAGAATTTTCTAACGAGGATCTTGAAAACGTTAAAGATGAAATTCCAGCAGATAGATTAGCAAATCCTGATGAAATAGCTGATTTGGTTAGTTATTTGGTTAATATCAAATCAAATTATTTAACGGGACAAACAATTTATTTTGCAGGCGGTTGGTTGCTGTAA
- the recA gene encoding recombinase RecA has translation MAKDERQKALDVALKKIEKDFGKGAIMRMGDDLNTQISTVSSGSLALDNALGVGGFPRGRIVEIYGPESSGKTTVALHAVAEVQKQGGTAAYIDAENAMDPAYATALGVNIDDLLLSQPDTGEQGLEIADALVSSGAVDIVVVDSVAALVPRAEIEGEMGDSHVGLQARLMSQALRKLSGSINKTKTIALFINQIREKVGIMFGNPETTPGGRALKFYSTIRLEVRRAEQIKDGTDVIGNRTKIKVVKNKVAPPFKIALVDIMYGHGISQTGELVDMAVDKDIIDKSGSWYSYGDERIGQGRENAKTYLANNPDKMEEIKQKVRAAYGMDGKPEDEETSDDAKDDKSKDSKKDEKSTKKGDEALDLNLDTDKKENK, from the coding sequence TTGGCTAAAGATGAACGACAAAAGGCTTTGGATGTAGCCTTAAAGAAGATTGAAAAGGATTTTGGTAAGGGTGCCATTATGAGAATGGGTGACGATTTAAATACTCAGATCTCAACTGTTTCTAGTGGTTCACTTGCACTTGATAATGCATTGGGTGTCGGTGGCTTCCCACGCGGAAGAATCGTAGAAATTTATGGACCTGAAAGTTCTGGTAAAACAACCGTTGCATTACATGCCGTTGCTGAAGTTCAAAAGCAAGGTGGTACTGCAGCATATATTGATGCTGAAAATGCCATGGACCCCGCTTATGCAACTGCCTTGGGTGTTAATATTGATGACCTATTGTTGTCACAACCCGATACAGGTGAACAAGGATTAGAGATTGCTGATGCTTTGGTATCTAGTGGTGCGGTCGATATCGTCGTTGTCGATTCAGTTGCTGCTTTGGTTCCACGTGCTGAAATTGAAGGTGAAATGGGAGATTCCCACGTTGGTCTTCAAGCTCGATTGATGTCACAAGCTTTGCGTAAATTGTCTGGTTCAATCAACAAGACTAAGACGATTGCACTTTTCATTAATCAAATCCGTGAAAAAGTTGGTATTATGTTCGGTAATCCAGAAACTACTCCTGGTGGTCGTGCTTTGAAGTTTTATTCAACGATTAGACTAGAAGTACGTCGTGCTGAACAGATTAAAGACGGTACAGATGTAATTGGTAACCGTACTAAGATCAAAGTTGTTAAGAACAAGGTTGCTCCACCATTCAAGATTGCTTTGGTAGATATTATGTATGGTCATGGTATTTCTCAAACTGGTGAGTTAGTCGACATGGCTGTTGATAAGGACATTATCGATAAGAGTGGTTCATGGTACTCATACGGTGATGAACGAATCGGCCAAGGTCGTGAAAATGCCAAGACTTATCTAGCAAATAATCCTGACAAGATGGAAGAAATCAAGCAAAAGGTTCGTGCCGCTTATGGTATGGATGGCAAGCCAGAGGATGAAGAAACTTCTGACGATGCCAAAGACGATAAGAGTAAAGATTCAAAAAAAGATGAGAAGTCGACCAAAAAAGGTGACGAAGCTCTAGATTTGAATCTCGACACTGATAAAAAAGAAAATAAATAA
- a CDS encoding CinA family protein, translating to MKKEIDFLKTIEQLDFEEGIPEDFKDFPKQTVNLLKQTHLKITAAESLTAGMFQATVATIPGASNVFDGGFVTYADSIKVKLLGMDPQLIEDNTVVSGPVALAMAKLSAEKVEADIGVGFTGVAGPDPLEGNPVGTVFISAYNRTNNEKIVKEFHFSGSRQAIREKSVLCGFALVQEII from the coding sequence ATGAAAAAAGAGATAGATTTTTTAAAGACGATTGAACAATTAGACTTTGAAGAGGGAATTCCAGAAGACTTTAAAGACTTTCCTAAGCAGACGGTTAATTTGTTGAAGCAGACTCATTTGAAGATTACTGCGGCAGAAAGTTTAACCGCTGGAATGTTTCAAGCGACTGTTGCGACAATTCCAGGTGCTTCGAACGTCTTCGATGGTGGCTTCGTCACTTATGCTGATTCTATCAAGGTGAAGTTATTGGGGATGGATCCGCAATTGATTGAAGATAATACCGTCGTCAGCGGACCAGTAGCTTTGGCAATGGCCAAATTGTCTGCAGAAAAAGTCGAAGCTGATATCGGTGTCGGTTTCACAGGTGTTGCCGGTCCTGATCCATTGGAGGGAAACCCCGTGGGAACAGTCTTTATTAGTGCTTATAATCGTACAAATAACGAAAAAATTGTTAAAGAATTTCATTTTTCTGGGTCGCGTCAAGCAATCCGTGAAAAGTCAGTCCTTTGCGGATTTGCTCTCGTTCAAGAAATAATATAA
- the rny gene encoding ribonuclease Y: MYPAIITFSFALVTLIVGVLFGYALCKDSYEKKLSQAKQTAEDIVSDAKKAAKSLKKETLLEAKDEIHQYREKQEDELKERRKDIQKQENRVLERQDILDKKDQTLEKREDNIEHNENNLTARQQKLDEKAKQLTKTLEEQQAELVRVSNLTREQARKIILDKLNKELVHERAKMIKESDEQAKQTSEKDAKALIVAAIQRSAADTVSESTVTTVTLPNEDMKGRIIGREGRNIRTIEALTGVDLIIDDTPEAVALSAYDPVRREIARMALEKLIEDGRIHPARIEEMVDKARKEMDDHIREVGEQTVYSLGISSMNPDLIKIIGRMEYRTSYGQNVLNHSIEVAKLSAVMASELGEDVMLAKRAGLLHDIGKAIDREVDGSHVEIGVDIATKYKEPEVVVNTIASHHGDVEPTSLIATIVAAADAISASRPGARSESMENYIHRLEKLEEISDKHEGVDHSYAIQAGHEIRVMVKPEQISDDQAAILARDIKGEIEDNLEYPGHIKVTVVREVRKVELAK; encoded by the coding sequence ATGTATCCTGCTATCATAACCTTCTCTTTCGCTCTAGTAACATTAATTGTGGGTGTCCTTTTCGGATATGCTCTCTGTAAAGACTCCTATGAGAAAAAACTTTCACAAGCTAAACAAACTGCTGAAGACATTGTTTCTGATGCTAAAAAGGCCGCTAAGTCTTTGAAGAAAGAAACATTGCTTGAAGCAAAAGATGAAATTCATCAATATCGTGAGAAACAAGAAGATGAATTGAAGGAACGTCGTAAAGATATTCAGAAACAAGAGAATCGTGTGCTTGAAAGACAAGACATTTTGGATAAAAAAGACCAAACGCTTGAAAAACGTGAGGACAATATCGAGCATAATGAGAATAATCTTACAGCGCGCCAACAAAAACTTGATGAAAAAGCTAAACAATTGACTAAAACTCTTGAAGAACAGCAAGCGGAGCTGGTAAGAGTAAGTAACTTGACTCGTGAACAAGCGAGAAAAATCATTCTTGATAAATTAAATAAAGAATTGGTTCATGAACGTGCCAAAATGATTAAGGAAAGTGACGAACAAGCTAAGCAAACTTCAGAAAAGGATGCTAAAGCTTTGATCGTTGCGGCAATTCAAAGAAGTGCAGCTGATACTGTCTCAGAATCGACCGTTACAACCGTTACATTGCCTAATGAAGACATGAAGGGGAGAATCATCGGTCGCGAGGGTAGAAATATCCGGACTATCGAAGCGTTAACGGGGGTTGACTTGATAATTGACGATACTCCAGAAGCAGTTGCATTAAGTGCTTATGATCCGGTCAGACGAGAAATTGCTCGTATGGCCTTGGAGAAATTGATTGAAGATGGAAGAATTCATCCAGCTCGTATCGAAGAAATGGTCGATAAAGCTAGAAAAGAAATGGATGATCACATTCGTGAAGTCGGTGAACAAACGGTTTATAGTTTGGGCATCAGCTCGATGAATCCTGATTTAATCAAGATTATTGGACGTATGGAATATCGTACAAGTTATGGTCAAAATGTTTTGAATCACTCAATTGAAGTCGCTAAATTATCCGCTGTAATGGCTTCAGAATTGGGTGAAGATGTTATGTTAGCAAAACGAGCAGGTTTATTACACGATATCGGTAAAGCTATCGATCGTGAAGTTGACGGTTCCCACGTAGAAATAGGTGTGGATATCGCAACTAAGTATAAAGAGCCAGAAGTAGTCGTTAATACGATTGCTTCACATCATGGGGATGTTGAACCAACATCATTAATTGCAACAATCGTTGCAGCGGCTGATGCAATTTCCGCATCGCGTCCTGGTGCTAGATCAGAATCGATGGAAAATTACATTCACCGTCTTGAAAAATTGGAAGAAATTTCCGATAAGCATGAAGGTGTTGATCACAGTTATGCCATTCAGGCTGGTCACGAGATTCGTGTCATGGTCAAACCTGAACAAATTTCTGACGACCAAGCTGCAATTTTGGCTCGAGATATTAAAGGTGAGATTGAAGATAACCTTGAATATCCAGGACATATTAAAGTTACAGTTGTTCGTGAAGTCAGAAAAGTTGAATTAGCAAAATAA
- a CDS encoding glycosyltransferase family 4 protein encodes MFNVIVKLFLTMILSAAITPFVVKLAYILGAVDKPNARRVNIKPMPTMGGLAIFIAFNFSTFVLLREQFPTHELFSVFLAECIIILTGIIDDIRELSPKAKLAGILAAALVIYFLAGIRMNEVTLPIFGSFQLGWWSLPITIIWIIAITNAVNLIDGLDGLATGVSIIALFTMGVMAYFFLNMTNVYVAIWIFAMVAALIGFLPHNFHPASIFLGDTGSLFIGFMMAVFSLKGLKNVTFISLLMPVVIMGVPITDTVYAILRRLLNKKPIMQADKHHLHHRLMQLGLSHRQTVLVIYGLSLVFAFISLLYPLSTLWGSILLTIGVLIGLELFIESIGLLGDDRQPLLRAIQRFVKRMEKKD; translated from the coding sequence ATGTTTAATGTAATAGTAAAATTATTTTTGACGATGATCCTATCGGCTGCAATAACTCCTTTCGTAGTGAAATTAGCCTATATTTTAGGAGCTGTGGATAAACCAAATGCTCGGCGAGTAAATATTAAGCCAATGCCCACGATGGGTGGACTGGCTATTTTTATTGCGTTTAATTTCTCGACGTTTGTGTTATTGCGCGAACAATTTCCTACTCATGAGTTGTTTAGCGTTTTCTTAGCTGAATGTATCATTATTTTGACGGGGATCATTGATGATATCAGAGAATTATCACCTAAGGCCAAGTTGGCTGGAATACTGGCTGCTGCTTTAGTGATTTACTTCTTAGCTGGAATCAGAATGAATGAGGTCACGTTACCGATTTTTGGCTCATTCCAATTGGGTTGGTGGAGTTTGCCAATTACTATCATTTGGATTATTGCCATCACTAATGCGGTCAACTTAATTGATGGACTGGATGGTTTGGCGACGGGGGTTTCAATCATTGCGCTGTTTACTATGGGAGTTATGGCATATTTCTTCTTGAATATGACTAACGTCTACGTAGCAATTTGGATTTTTGCGATGGTAGCGGCATTGATTGGTTTCTTGCCTCATAATTTCCATCCGGCCAGTATTTTTCTAGGTGATACTGGTTCACTCTTTATTGGTTTTATGATGGCGGTATTCTCTTTAAAGGGATTAAAAAACGTAACTTTTATTAGTTTGCTGATGCCAGTCGTTATTATGGGTGTGCCAATTACAGATACTGTTTATGCAATTTTAAGAAGATTATTGAATAAAAAGCCAATTATGCAAGCTGATAAGCACCATTTGCACCACCGTTTGATGCAATTGGGATTGTCGCATCGTCAAACTGTTTTGGTAATTTATGGATTATCATTAGTTTTCGCCTTTATATCATTGCTTTATCCACTATCAACCTTGTGGGGAAGTATTTTATTGACGATAGGCGTTTTGATTGGTTTGGAATTATTTATTGAATCGATTGGATTACTTGGTGATGATCGCCAGCCATTGTTACGAGCAATTCAAAGATTTGTTAAACGAATGGAAAAGAAAGATTAG
- the yfmH gene encoding EF-P 5-aminopentanol modification-associated protein YfmH: MTEKLEKQTKKLNNGLQITVVPMSGFNQVYGLAMANFGSVDTKTKQGTLPAGIAHFIEHKLFAKPNYDVSEKFAQYGANSNAYTSYTKTAYLFQTLDNPYDNLKILLDLIQNPYFTDKNVASERGIIDQEIQMYLDMPEWVLEQRILGQLYPNDPIAEDIAGSSESLQQINRENLLATYQQNYRPDNMNLVLVGDVDFEKVEKIVENSNFHQIDTPLQKVNRQFQPIGQGGFETMDISQARSAYGIRIDTEMSGYDLVKKQFELNMIMETLIGESSKNYQEMSNSGLIDDSFSYNVVAENNYCFIIISGSNNDPEKFQAYLRNHLSYNSLKEVLTDTKFERIKRDAIGSYLFAQNSPEAIANQMAELYFYDVDYLELINLIDSIKKDDVLMIAEKFLKDNNSTYYNLLPSRK, translated from the coding sequence ATGACTGAGAAGTTAGAAAAACAAACAAAGAAATTAAATAATGGTTTACAGATTACTGTCGTACCAATGTCTGGCTTTAACCAAGTTTATGGTTTGGCGATGGCCAATTTTGGATCAGTAGATACGAAAACGAAGCAGGGAACATTGCCAGCTGGGATTGCTCATTTTATTGAACATAAATTGTTTGCTAAGCCTAACTATGACGTGTCGGAAAAATTTGCCCAATATGGTGCTAATTCCAATGCCTACACTAGTTACACAAAGACTGCTTATTTGTTCCAAACCTTAGACAATCCTTATGATAATTTGAAAATCTTGTTAGATTTAATTCAGAATCCATACTTTACCGATAAAAATGTTGCTTCTGAGCGTGGCATCATTGATCAAGAAATTCAAATGTATCTCGATATGCCCGAATGGGTCCTAGAACAAAGGATTCTTGGCCAACTATATCCCAATGATCCGATTGCAGAAGACATTGCCGGATCAAGCGAGTCATTGCAACAAATCAATCGTGAAAACTTATTAGCTACATATCAACAAAATTATCGTCCGGATAATATGAACTTAGTTTTAGTTGGTGATGTAGATTTTGAAAAAGTTGAAAAGATTGTTGAGAATTCTAATTTTCATCAAATCGATACGCCGTTGCAAAAAGTTAATCGTCAATTTCAACCAATTGGTCAAGGTGGCTTTGAGACGATGGACATTAGTCAAGCCCGTAGCGCCTATGGAATCAGAATCGATACAGAAATGTCTGGGTACGATTTAGTAAAGAAACAATTTGAATTAAATATGATTATGGAGACTTTGATAGGGGAATCTTCTAAAAATTATCAAGAAATGAGTAATTCAGGTCTAATTGATGATAGTTTTTCTTATAATGTAGTTGCAGAAAATAACTATTGTTTTATCATAATTAGTGGGTCAAATAATGATCCTGAAAAATTTCAAGCATATCTACGTAATCACTTATCTTATAACTCATTAAAAGAAGTTCTAACAGATACCAAATTTGAAAGAATTAAACGTGATGCGATCGGTTCTTACTTGTTTGCTCAAAACTCACCTGAGGCGATTGCTAATCAGATGGCTGAACTTTATTTTTATGACGTCGATTATTTAGAATTGATCAATTTGATTGATTCAATCAAAAAAGATGATGTCTTAATGATTGCAGAGAAATTTTTAAAAGATAATAACAGCACTTATTACAATCTTTTACCAAGTAGGAAGTAA
- a CDS encoding helix-turn-helix domain-containing protein, producing the protein MELSEQLKKYRKQKNLTQRELALKLNVSDKTISSWETGRTYPDISLLINLSSILEISLDEFLKGDFETVEKIDKDLKLKRVYKKWLIAVLVVGVILIGGGFFLSTYQYKNATVDRFNPLLETKIGYAALPTEKTAIASDYETMKDSHGKTKKILGSPYKNMVVTDDAWGNSSFLTFYGGLAPKDKTYAMVRHRGSYVSKINFVDWDSIPKSIRNNMFQDYSEYRQMYQMYKEGQKDYQGKGNDSPVFTVQTGKY; encoded by the coding sequence ATGGAATTAAGTGAACAATTAAAGAAGTATCGCAAGCAAAAGAATTTAACGCAACGAGAATTAGCCTTGAAATTAAATGTTTCCGACAAGACGATCTCAAGTTGGGAAACGGGGAGAACTTATCCGGATATTTCGTTGTTGATCAATTTAAGCTCCATTTTGGAAATTTCCTTAGATGAATTTTTAAAAGGAGACTTTGAAACGGTGGAGAAAATTGATAAGGATTTAAAGTTAAAGCGAGTTTACAAAAAATGGTTGATTGCTGTTTTAGTGGTGGGAGTCATCTTGATAGGTGGTGGATTTTTTCTATCAACGTATCAATACAAAAATGCTACGGTTGACCGATTTAACCCTCTGTTAGAAACTAAAATAGGTTATGCAGCTTTGCCGACTGAAAAGACTGCCATTGCTTCGGATTATGAGACCATGAAGGATTCTCATGGTAAAACCAAAAAGATTTTAGGTTCACCATACAAAAATATGGTCGTGACTGATGATGCTTGGGGAAATTCATCGTTTTTGACTTTTTACGGTGGCTTGGCACCTAAGGACAAAACTTATGCAATGGTAAGACATCGCGGTAGTTACGTTTCAAAAATTAACTTTGTCGATTGGGATTCGATACCTAAGTCTATTCGAAATAATATGTTCCAAGATTATAGTGAATATCGACAAATGTATCAGATGTACAAAGAAGGTCAAAAGGATTATCAAGGAAAGGGTAATGACAGTCCAGTTTTTACCGTTCAAACAGGAAAATATTAA
- the pgsA gene encoding CDP-diacylglycerol--glycerol-3-phosphate 3-phosphatidyltransferase, with protein MVWNVPNKLTMLRIILIPVFIILLAFNWSGLGDIYVANDLIPVNHVLATVVFIVASLTDLLDGKIARKYHLVSNFGKFADTLADKMLVMTAFIFLVSFKMAPAWVVAIIVCRELAVTGLRTIVLEVGGKVMAAQMPGKIKTTTQMLAIIFLLMHNIFFSAINIPIGEIFLYICLIFTIYSGADYFIQSKDIFKS; from the coding sequence ATGGTTTGGAATGTACCAAATAAATTAACCATGTTACGGATTATTTTAATTCCGGTCTTTATTATTTTATTAGCCTTTAATTGGAGCGGCTTAGGTGATATTTACGTCGCCAATGATTTGATTCCAGTCAATCATGTTTTAGCAACGGTTGTCTTCATCGTTGCCTCATTGACAGACTTGTTGGATGGTAAGATTGCTCGTAAGTATCATTTAGTATCCAACTTCGGTAAGTTTGCCGATACCTTAGCTGACAAAATGCTCGTTATGACAGCATTTATTTTCTTAGTTAGCTTCAAAATGGCTCCAGCTTGGGTCGTTGCGATTATCGTTTGTCGTGAATTGGCTGTTACTGGTTTAAGAACTATCGTTTTGGAAGTTGGTGGTAAGGTCATGGCTGCTCAAATGCCTGGTAAGATCAAGACTACAACTCAAATGTTAGCTATCATTTTCTTATTGATGCACAATATTTTCTTCTCCGCTATCAATATTCCAATTGGAGAAATTTTCTTATATATCTGTTTGATTTTCACTATTTATTCAGGTGCTGATTACTTTATTCAAAGTAAAGATATTTTCAAATCTTAA